A region of Methanomicrobiales archaeon DNA encodes the following proteins:
- a CDS encoding PAS domain S-box protein codes for MLLHQDRIDTIKGILKRNSKGLTISELSQKVNLNRNSLAKYLEILLVSGQVEMESFGTAKVYYLSRRVPLSALLKFSTDLIVMLDGDLKVVQANDNFLSFFSLAREAILGEDYSKLPLLSDLPLQTLARDPNAEGEIVREICIPRGGEEVFFRAKMVPTVFDDGSKGVTLIAENITLRKQYEEQLKASEARYRAIVEDQTELICRRLPDGTITFVNDAYCRYFGMSAENLVGHKFFPGMPLTDLAHRTEAHRKMCPAEPVVTYEVRHPRPGGEVRWLQWTDRALYGEGGILLEIQSVGRDVTERRQAEQELRIMETAIASSIDGIAIFSPDAALTYANRAFLDISGYASVSDIAGKHFREIYSHDPGLVERLREIEQVVEREGKWVGSIDTIDAEGRPMNLHLSVTRVQDRENRTLCYLASVVDVTEQKHMEDALRSTYEKLQESIEFMSDPTFIVDREKRVVAWNHAMESLTGIEREKILGRTDYQAAFQIFEGSRPILVDLLDLPSEEIARSYPDVRRFGESIFVEAFVPSLHHGRGAYIWGKASRLTDSNGNYIGAIESIRDISDWKRAEESLRQVYESSRSALPR; via the coding sequence ATGCTCCTCCACCAGGACAGGATCGATACGATTAAAGGCATCCTGAAGAGGAATTCCAAAGGTCTGACAATATCCGAACTGTCGCAGAAGGTGAACCTGAACCGCAACTCGCTTGCGAAGTACCTGGAGATTCTGCTCGTCTCGGGACAGGTGGAGATGGAGTCGTTCGGCACGGCCAAGGTATACTACCTCTCCCGCCGCGTGCCGCTCTCTGCCCTCCTCAAATTCTCAACGGACCTGATCGTCATGCTGGACGGCGATCTCAAGGTCGTGCAGGCGAACGACAACTTTCTGTCGTTCTTCAGTCTGGCCCGGGAAGCGATTCTGGGGGAGGACTATTCGAAGCTGCCTCTCCTGTCGGATCTCCCCCTGCAGACTCTTGCCCGCGACCCGAACGCGGAGGGCGAGATCGTGCGGGAGATCTGCATCCCTCGGGGCGGCGAGGAGGTCTTCTTTCGGGCCAAGATGGTTCCGACCGTCTTCGACGACGGGAGCAAAGGTGTCACTCTGATCGCGGAGAACATCACGCTCCGCAAACAGTACGAGGAGCAGCTGAAGGCGAGCGAGGCTCGGTACAGGGCAATCGTCGAAGATCAGACGGAACTCATCTGCCGCCGCCTGCCGGACGGGACGATCACATTCGTGAACGACGCCTACTGCCGCTACTTCGGTATGAGTGCGGAGAATCTCGTGGGGCACAAGTTCTTTCCCGGCATGCCGCTTACGGATCTGGCGCACCGCACGGAGGCGCACAGGAAGATGTGCCCGGCGGAACCTGTCGTCACGTACGAAGTGCGGCATCCGCGGCCCGGAGGCGAGGTGCGATGGCTGCAGTGGACTGATCGCGCTCTGTACGGCGAAGGGGGGATTCTCCTGGAGATCCAGTCAGTCGGTCGCGACGTGACCGAGCGCAGGCAGGCGGAGCAGGAGCTGCGGATCATGGAGACCGCCATTGCCTCCTCGATCGACGGGATTGCCATCTTCAGCCCCGATGCCGCCCTGACGTACGCGAACCGGGCGTTCCTGGACATATCCGGGTACGCCAGCGTCTCGGATATCGCCGGGAAACACTTCCGGGAGATCTACTCGCACGATCCGGGGCTGGTGGAGAGATTGCGCGAGATCGAGCAGGTCGTGGAGAGGGAGGGGAAATGGGTCGGGAGCATCGATACGATCGACGCAGAGGGTCGCCCCATGAACCTGCACCTCTCCGTCACCCGCGTGCAGGACAGAGAGAACAGAACCCTCTGCTACCTGGCATCCGTTGTGGATGTCACCGAGCAGAAGCATATGGAGGATGCGCTCCGGAGCACCTACGAGAAGCTGCAGGAGTCGATCGAGTTCATGTCCGATCCCACCTTCATCGTGGACCGCGAGAAACGGGTGGTCGCCTGGAACCACGCGATGGAGAGCCTCACCGGGATCGAACGGGAGAAAATTCTGGGGAGAACCGATTACCAGGCGGCTTTTCAGATTTTCGAGGGATCCCGCCCGATACTCGTGGATCTGCTCGATCTGCCGTCCGAGGAGATCGCCCGATCGTACCCCGATGTGCGCCGCTTCGGCGAGAGCATCTTCGTGGAGGCGTTTGTGCCCTCCCTGCATCACGGAAGAGGGGCCTACATCTGGGGCAAGGCCTCCCGCCTCACGGACAGCAACGGCAACTACATCGGGGCGATCGAGTCCATCAGGGATATCTCGGACTGGAAGAGGGCGGAGGAGTCCCTGCGGCAGGTGTACGAGTCATCCCGATCGGCGCTGCCGCGCTGA
- a CDS encoding Hsp20/alpha crystallin family protein produces MAWRRREPFESVWREFEAMMADMERRFQELSSAGPRMLPSPRWGGFPAWRGPEFQVDVREHENEVLVVADLPGVEKEGISIRLMDPQTLLIETERRGERDEEREGYFLRERSFGSMSRMVTLPSPVTEQGASASFKNGVLEVRLQKRAEAQGKRISID; encoded by the coding sequence ATGGCATGGAGAAGACGGGAACCTTTTGAATCTGTCTGGCGAGAGTTCGAAGCGATGATGGCGGACATGGAACGCCGCTTCCAGGAGCTCAGCAGCGCAGGGCCGAGGATGCTCCCCTCGCCGAGATGGGGCGGGTTCCCCGCATGGCGGGGTCCTGAATTCCAGGTCGACGTCCGCGAGCACGAGAACGAGGTGCTGGTGGTCGCCGATCTCCCCGGCGTGGAGAAGGAAGGCATTTCGATCCGTCTCATGGACCCGCAGACCCTCCTGATCGAAACGGAACGGAGGGGAGAGCGGGACGAGGAGCGGGAGGGCTACTTCCTCCGCGAACGCTCGTTCGGCTCGATGTCGAGAATGGTCACCCTGCCTTCGCCGGTGACCGAACAGGGGGCATCGGCGAGTTTCAAGAACGGCGTGCTGGAGGTCCGCCTCCAGAAACGTGCGGAAGCGCAGGGGAAACGGATCTCGATCGACTGA
- a CDS encoding DNA-directed RNA polymerase, giving the protein MESRRSFGGPRSFGPREMHKVICSDCGAECEVPFKPTEGRPVYCRECLPKHRKPRF; this is encoded by the coding sequence ATGGAAAGTCGTAGAAGTTTTGGCGGCCCGAGAAGTTTCGGTCCGCGAGAGATGCACAAAGTGATCTGCTCTGACTGCGGAGCAGAGTGTGAAGTTCCTTTCAAGCCCACCGAAGGCAGACCCGTATACTGTCGCGAATGCCTTCCCAAGCACAGAAAGCCGAGATTCTAA